GCAATGAAGCAATATATATCTTATTTAGCTCAGAAACGATGTCATTTAAGTAAAATGATTGATAAATACAATTTAGAATTAGACAATAAGTATATGGATAAAATAGAAGATTTTAAAATTACCTGTGCTAAAAAATTAGAAGACCATGATTTACTATGGTTACAAAAACAAATTAATATGTTAGAAAGTGAATTAGCTAAAATTGATGAAGCAATGAAACGTACTTTAGATCAAATAGCTAATACGATAGCTGAACGTACAATGCTGACACAAATGAATTCACTTCTCTAAGGTTAGGAGTGGTAAGTTGAAGAATAAATTTATATCAACAGAATTGTTAATTGTTTTATCAGTACTCGTTCTGTTGTCTAATATTTACTATATTTTCTTTGAAAAAATAGGCTTATTACTTGTTGTCGTAATGGGGGTTATATTAATTTATGTAGGCTATTTATACTTTCATAAATTACGAGGACTCATTATATTTTGGATAGGGGCCATATTATTAATTTATGCATTACTTTCTAATCCTTATATGCTGGCTATTCTATTCTTATCCCTTATATTTTTAGTTGTGAGATATATTATATATCGAAAGAAACCACTAAAAGTAGAACATATAGAAAACACATCTAATGAAAATATTAATGAATCATTTATAAAACAGCGATGGTTTTCTCCACAAAAAACACCTCATTACATTTATAAATGGGAAGATATACAAATTCAACAAGCAATTGGAGATATAGAATTAGATTTATCTTTAGCTGCCAATTTATCAGAGAATAATGTGATTGTTGTAAGACAATATATTGGTAAGACACAAATTATCGTTCCTTATAATTATCATGTGAATGTACATATAACAGCTTTATTTAGCAGGTTATATATGAATGATCAAGTATATAGAGTGAGAAATGAAACGGTACATTACGAAGAAAATAGTCATAAAAATACTTTTAAAGTAAATATTTTCTTCTCAACATTTATGGGAGATGTTGAGGTGATTTTCCGATGAATAACTACACTAGAATTATTGGTTCAATGCTCATTCTTGTCTATACAATTGTCGCTATATTATTTTTCTTAGATCGTATTTTTATTAATATTATTTATTTTCAAGGTATTTTTTACACTCAAATACTTGGTGTGCCAGCATTTTTATTTATTAATATAGTTGTTATTCTATTATGTATTATTATCGGTTCAGCTGTAGCATATAAAATTAACCAACAACATCATTGGATAAAAGAACAAATAGAAAGATCGTTCCAAGGTGAAATGTTAGGCGTGAATAATCACGAAATAGATTTACACAAAGAAACATTGGAAATTTATCAAACTTTGATACCTTTACATGAAGAGCTATATACATTGAGATTAAAGTCTCAACAAATTATAAATGAGTCATACCAAATGCAAGATTCAGTCGTTAAGAAAATTATAGAAGATGAAAGACAGCGACTAGCTAGAGAATTACATGATTCAGTAAGCCAGCAGTTATTTGCTGCAAGTATGATGCTTTCAGCTATTAAATCTTCAGAGTTGAGTGATGCACTAGCTAAACAAATAGATTTATTAGAGAAGATGATTCAAGATTCTCAGCTGGAAATGAGAGCTTTATTATTACATTTAAGACCATTAGGACTTAAAAATAAATCACTAGGTGAAGGTGTAAAAGATTTAGTAGTCGATTTAAAACAAAAAATTCCTATGAAAGTTGTATATGATATAGAAGATATAGAAATAGCTAAAGGTACGGAAGATCACCTTTTCCGAATTACACAAGAAGCGATTTCCAATACTTTACGTCATTCTAAAGGAACAAGAGTTTCAATCGAGTTAATAGATACGAATGATTATGTTATATTACGTATACAAGATGACGGAGTTGGATTCGATACGTCTAATAAAGATTCACAAAGTTATGGTTTAAATACAATGAACGAACGTGCATTAGAAATTGGAGCAACTCTAAATATTATTTCAATGCCTGAATCGGGAACACGTATTGAAGTTAAGGTACCAAATAATAAGGAGGAACAATATGACAATTAGAGTATTATTCGTAGATGACCATGAAATGGTTCGAATAGGCATATCAAGTTATTTATCTACTCAAGAAGATATATCTGTCATAGGGGAAGCCGCTTCTGGTAGAGAAGGAATTGAAAAAGCTGAAAAACTTGAACCTGATGTTATCCTAATGGATTTAGTAATGGATGATATGAATGGTATTGAAGCTACGCAACATATAAAGAAAAATCAACCGAGCGTAAAAATTGTTATGTTAACAAGTTTTATTGAAGATAATGAAGTGTATCAAGCATTAGATGCTGGTGTTGATAGTTATATATTAAAGACAACTTCTGCAGATGATATTGCGAATGCTATACGTAAGACATACAATAAAGAATCTGTATTTGAGCCAGAGGTGCTCGTGAAAATGCGCAATAGAATGAACCAAAAGGCTGAATTATTCGAAATGCTGACTGAACGCGAAATGGAAATTTTACTATTAATTGCTAAAGGTTATTCTAATCAAGAAATCGCTAGCGCATCTCATATAACGATTAAAACAGTTAAGACACATGTAAGTAACATACTTAGTAAGCTAGAAGTTCAAGATAGAACACAAGCTGTGATATATGCTTTTCAACATAACTTAATATCATAGAAATAAAAAGAAGCTGAACATCTTATTTTAAAGACGTTCAGCTTCTTTTTATTTAGTAAATTCATAACCATTTTGAATAACTTCCAATTCACCATTATGTGGATCGATTACGAGCCCATGAATTGGAACGGATTGATCAAATAGTGGATGATTATAAATTTTTTGTATATTGGTTTGTACGTTCTGTGTGACGTCATCAAAGCCTCTTAAAAATTGTTGAATATCAATGCCAGAATGTTCAATCGTATTGAGTGTGTTATCAGTAATACCACGACTTTTCATTGTATCGATTACTGAATTGACATCTAAATTACCCATTCCACAATCTTTATGTCCCATTATAATGATTTCTTCTGCACCAAGTGCATAAATTGCGACTAATAAACTACGCATCGTTGAACCATAAGGATGTGAAATAGTAGCTCCAGCATTTTTTACAACTTTTACATCACCATTTTTAAAGCCTAGTGCGCGCGTGGATAATTCTGTTAAGCGTGTATCCATGCAAGTTAGCAAAACAGCTTTAGCATTCGGTGTCTTTGTTGTTATAAGGTTTTGATATTCTTTTTGGTCTATAAAAGCTGCATTATAATCTAATATATCATTCAATAGAGGCATTAGTCATATCACCATTTTCTGTTAAGTTATTAAATGCTTGTTCTTCGGGTGATCCGTTTTTAAGCATTTTCTTCTGATGTAATACTGCATTAATTTCGGCACCTATAATTATGATTAAACCTGTTAAGAATAACCAAATCATAAGTATGATGATTCCTCCGATACTACCATATGTTTTAGAGTAGTTCGCAAAGTTATTTACATATAATCCGAAAAGTGCACTCGAACCGAGCCATGCAATCGTTGTGAATGCAGCACCAGGAATAACGGATAATATTTTGATTTTAATATTAGGTGCTAACGCATACAGTGTAATAAACACGATGAAAGTAACAATTAACGGTAGCACGATTTTTACTAAACTGAATACCCATCGTAATTCAGACTCTAAACCTAAAGGCCCAAATAATAAATTTCCTATTTGTTGACCAAAGATAGGTAAGGCAATCGCTATACCAAAGACGACAACCATAATGATTGTGAAGAATACGCTCATAAGTTTAAGGACAATTGCATTTCTTCCATCTTCAACATCATACGCAACATTGAATGCGTTCATCAAGGCAGTCATACCATTTGATGCTGACCAAAGTGCTGCAATTAAACCGAATGAGAATAGTCCGCCACTGCCGTTGCTCATGACATCATCGATGATATCCGTTATAAGAGTAGCAGTATCACCAGGTGCATTTTCTGAAATCATCTTCGTAATGGTATCAGGATTGACTTGGAATATTGGAATTAATGTTAAAACGAATATAAGAGTAGGGAATAATGCAAGTAAGAAATAATAGGATAGTTGAGCAGCTAGTCCAGTTGCATTATCTTTGCCTATTCTATAAATTAACGTAGATAATATATTTCCATCTTTAGTAAATTTTGCTGGCTTATTAATTTTAGATACAAAAAATATTTGATTATCTTTTTTTGCAGTTTTAGATTCAAACCTTTGCGGTGGAATATAATTTTCTTTTTTTATAGATTTTTTTTGTTCATCTTTAAAGTTTTTAGCTTGTTCTAAAAATTTTGAACTCGATTTATCATTTCCCATAAATATTCTCCTAATTTAATATGGTGTTAAAAAAGACTAGGTAGTTGAATACGCCTAGTCTTTAATATAAATTATGAATGATTTGGACCTGAGATTTGTCTTTCGTTCTTTTTCTCAATGAATGTATCTTTAGCATCCATAATTGATTGTTCTAATTCTGGATTCTTGCGACGAATTTCTTCAATTACATCTTTCCAGTATAAAACTTCGTCTTTAATTTGATCTAATTTAGATGGCTCTCTTGAAGTATTACCTTCTTTAATGTTTTGAACTTGACTTGATAATGATTGACGAGTGTTTTTATCCGCTAAAGCGACAATTGCGCCAATTGTACCACCTATTAAAATAGCAGGAACTAATTTGTTTTGCATAATGTTTTTCCCCTTTCATGTATATAACTTTAAAATATCTTTGACCTACATATCATATCATATCTAATTATTAATTTTGAAAATATAGGTACTAATAAATGTTAAATAGTTCACTAATCCTTTTTATTCCCATTATTACAAAGATGTAAACACAATTGTAAATTATAATAGGGCGTTAGACAATAACTTTTCGAAAGGCATAATGTCTAAATTCCTGCCAATTTTAATTTTAAAATTGCCTGCGCGTGTCCACAATGTAATTTCACCATTTAAATCTAGTAATTTTCCAGCATTCTCAGTAGACCACATGAGTATAATGTTATAAGGTATGGAGTATGTTTCTACTTTTTTACCTGTAATACCTTGCATGTCTCGTATAATAATGCGCTTGTTTGTAAACACAGCTGTATCTCTGTATGTCTTGAAAGCACTATAAGCTTGTTCACTTTCAACAAGGTATTGATTTATGTTGTCTGGTACAGCAACTTGTTCGAACAATGTCCATGAAAGAATATCTTGTACCGCCATTACAGTTCACTCCTAACCTTATGATTTGTATACATTGTATAAAATATTCATATTAATTGTAAAGCGAATATACGAGTTTCATAGTTTTAATTATAATTACTTTTTGCTAAACTTAATTTTGAAAGGATGATAAAAATATGACTGAATCAATTGAACAAATGATAGATGATTTAAAAGGAAAACTGAGACTAGTGAATACAAGCGTATTGAGTAAAGACTCATTTCCTGAAGAAAAGAAAGAAGAATTAAAGGAAATACATAGTATGGTTATGTCTAGAAAAAATATTTCGACTAGTGAAATGGCTGCAATTACGCAAGCACTAGGAGACCTTAGAAAATAATTAAGGGGGAAGTACAATATGGGATATGAAACACAGCTTCAAAAATATGCAGAACTATTAGTGAAAGTTGGCTTGAATGTTCAAGAGAAAGAGCCTGTTTATATTCAAGCTTCAATTGATGCAAGTGAGTTTGTACATTTAATTGTTGAAGAAGCGTATAAAGTAGGAGCAATAGACGTTAAAGTCAATTACAAAGACGATAGAATTTCTCAATTAAAATATCAATATGAACCCGATGAATTTTTCGAAGAAGTTAAACAATATGATATTGATGAAAAAATGGATTATTTAAATAGAAAAGCAGCATTCTTATCTATTGTGTCATCTAGTCCAGATAGTTTGAAAGACGCTGATCCTAAAAAGATAAGTAAAGCAATGCAAGCTAACGGAAAAGCTTTTAAAGATTATATGGTAGCTGTGCAAAGCGATCGTATGAGTTGGTGTGTTGCATCTTATCCATCAGCAGGATGGGCTAAAATGATGTTCCCTGATTTAGATGAAGAAGCAGCAGTAAACAAACTTCTAGAAACAATTTTAAAAACAGTTCGAGTTGATCAAGAAGATCCTGTTAAAGCATGGGAAGAACATGATCATTTATTACATGAAAAAGCAGATTATTTAAACCTAAAGAAATATAA
This portion of the Mammaliicoccus vitulinus genome encodes:
- the liaF gene encoding cell wall-active antibiotics response protein LiaF, whose protein sequence is MKNKFISTELLIVLSVLVLLSNIYYIFFEKIGLLLVVVMGVILIYVGYLYFHKLRGLIIFWIGAILLIYALLSNPYMLAILFLSLIFLVVRYIIYRKKPLKVEHIENTSNENINESFIKQRWFSPQKTPHYIYKWEDIQIQQAIGDIELDLSLAANLSENNVIVVRQYIGKTQIIVPYNYHVNVHITALFSRLYMNDQVYRVRNETVHYEENSHKNTFKVNIFFSTFMGDVEVIFR
- a CDS encoding sensor histidine kinase, which codes for MNNYTRIIGSMLILVYTIVAILFFLDRIFINIIYFQGIFYTQILGVPAFLFINIVVILLCIIIGSAVAYKINQQHHWIKEQIERSFQGEMLGVNNHEIDLHKETLEIYQTLIPLHEELYTLRLKSQQIINESYQMQDSVVKKIIEDERQRLARELHDSVSQQLFAASMMLSAIKSSELSDALAKQIDLLEKMIQDSQLEMRALLLHLRPLGLKNKSLGEGVKDLVVDLKQKIPMKVVYDIEDIEIAKGTEDHLFRITQEAISNTLRHSKGTRVSIELIDTNDYVILRIQDDGVGFDTSNKDSQSYGLNTMNERALEIGATLNIISMPESGTRIEVKVPNNKEEQYDN
- a CDS encoding response regulator transcription factor: MTIRVLFVDDHEMVRIGISSYLSTQEDISVIGEAASGREGIEKAEKLEPDVILMDLVMDDMNGIEATQHIKKNQPSVKIVMLTSFIEDNEVYQALDAGVDSYILKTTSADDIANAIRKTYNKESVFEPEVLVKMRNRMNQKAELFEMLTEREMEILLLIAKGYSNQEIASASHITIKTVKTHVSNILSKLEVQDRTQAVIYAFQHNLIS
- a CDS encoding beta-class carbonic anhydrase; this encodes MPLLNDILDYNAAFIDQKEYQNLITTKTPNAKAVLLTCMDTRLTELSTRALGFKNGDVKVVKNAGATISHPYGSTMRSLLVAIYALGAEEIIIMGHKDCGMGNLDVNSVIDTMKSRGITDNTLNTIEHSGIDIQQFLRGFDDVTQNVQTNIQKIYNHPLFDQSVPIHGLVIDPHNGELEVIQNGYEFTK
- a CDS encoding YihY/virulence factor BrkB family protein — translated: MGNDKSSSKFLEQAKNFKDEQKKSIKKENYIPPQRFESKTAKKDNQIFFVSKINKPAKFTKDGNILSTLIYRIGKDNATGLAAQLSYYFLLALFPTLIFVLTLIPIFQVNPDTITKMISENAPGDTATLITDIIDDVMSNGSGGLFSFGLIAALWSASNGMTALMNAFNVAYDVEDGRNAIVLKLMSVFFTIIMVVVFGIAIALPIFGQQIGNLLFGPLGLESELRWVFSLVKIVLPLIVTFIVFITLYALAPNIKIKILSVIPGAAFTTIAWLGSSALFGLYVNNFANYSKTYGSIGGIIILMIWLFLTGLIIIIGAEINAVLHQKKMLKNGSPEEQAFNNLTENGDMTNASIE
- a CDS encoding YtxH domain-containing protein, which gives rise to MQNKLVPAILIGGTIGAIVALADKNTRQSLSSQVQNIKEGNTSREPSKLDQIKDEVLYWKDVIEEIRRKNPELEQSIMDAKDTFIEKKNERQISGPNHS
- a CDS encoding PH domain-containing protein, which codes for MAVQDILSWTLFEQVAVPDNINQYLVESEQAYSAFKTYRDTAVFTNKRIIIRDMQGITGKKVETYSIPYNIILMWSTENAGKLLDLNGEITLWTRAGNFKIKIGRNLDIMPFEKLLSNALL
- a CDS encoding DUF1128 family protein, which translates into the protein MTESIEQMIDDLKGKLRLVNTSVLSKDSFPEEKKEELKEIHSMVMSRKNISTSEMAAITQALGDLRK
- a CDS encoding aminopeptidase, with translation MGYETQLQKYAELLVKVGLNVQEKEPVYIQASIDASEFVHLIVEEAYKVGAIDVKVNYKDDRISQLKYQYEPDEFFEEVKQYDIDEKMDYLNRKAAFLSIVSSSPDSLKDADPKKISKAMQANGKAFKDYMVAVQSDRMSWCVASYPSAGWAKMMFPDLDEEAAVNKLLETILKTVRVDQEDPVKAWEEHDHLLHEKADYLNLKKYKALHYKSEGTDLTIELPTGQYWSGASSINSKGNSFVANMPTEEVFTAPHKNGVNGVVSNTLPLSYSGNIIDDFTLTFKDGEVVDYKAGVGQEILKSILETDEGAKRLGEVALVPVDSPISNMKTLFYNTLFDENASCHIALGSAYAFCIEGGKDMTPEALAENGLNDSTTHVDFMIGSKELSIDGILENGEKEPVFREGNWAF